Genomic DNA from Lutibacter sp. A80:
ACTGAAAGAGGTATTACTGAACCAACTCCAACATTCTCTGCTTGTTTCGGAGCTGCTTTCTTATCGTTACACCCAACAAAATACGGTCAAGAATTAGTGAAAAAAATGGAAGCTAACGGAGCAGAAGCTTATTTAGTAAACACAGGATGGAACGGATCAGGAAAACGTATTTCTATTAAAGATACTAGAGGAATTATCAATGCTATTTTAGATGGTTCTATAGAAAGAGCAGAAACTAAAAATATTCCAATTTTCAACTTAGAAGTACCAACTTCTTTACCAGGAGTACATACTGAAATTTTAGACCCTAGAGATACATATGAAGATGCATCTGAATGGGAAACAAAAGCAACTAAATTAGCTGGTTTATTTATCGAAAACTTCGAAAAATATACAGATAATGAAGAAGGAAAAGCTTTAGTAGCAGCAGGTCCACAAATATAATAAACAAACTGTTATAGAATTAAAAAGCTCGCCATTGGCGAGCTTTTTTTATGGTAAAATATTTTAAAATATTTTATTAGAAATAACTAGTTATATTGCTACGGTCTATTAAAATTTAAATTGAACCTGGCTTTAAAATAAACCGTTTATTTGAGCATCAATTTTATCAATTATAGACCCTAAATCTTCAGGATTGCTAACAAAGTCTAAATTGTCAACATCAATAATTAATAATTTCCCTTTGGTGTATTTTGTAATCCAAGCCTCATAACGTTCGTTTAGCCTACTTAAATAGTCTATACTAATAGAATTTTCATAGTCTCTACCTCTTTTATGTATTTGACCTACTAAAGTTTGAATAGAAGCTCTTAAATAAATTAATAAATCTGGAGGTGTTACCAAACGTTCCATAAGTTCAAAAAGAGAATCGTAATTTTGGTAATCTCTATTAGGCATTAAGCCCATAGCATGTAGGTTTGGAGCAAAAATGCGGGCATCTTCATAAATAGTTCTATCTTGAATTATGTTTTTACCGCTTTCTCGAATTTCTAATATTTGGCGAAATCTACTATTTAAAAAATAAACTTGTAAATTAAAAGACCAACGTTCCATTTCTCCGTAAAAATCATCTAAATAAGGATTTTCTTCTACAGACTCAAAGTGTGGTTCCCAATTGTAATGTTTTGCTAAGAGTTTGGTTAGAGTGGTTTTACCTGCTCCTATATTACCAGCAATGGCTACGTGCATAATAGTTTTTTATATAAAAATTAAAAAGCTAAAATACTTAATTTTTTTATGAATTAGCAATGCCAATTTAAATTTAAAAGGTAGTTTGTAACTTAATGCTTAAAAAGGAGATGTATAAAATGTAAATTTATATACATATTTAACAATCTATGTACTTAAAAACAGAAGTTTAATTAAATTTATAAGCAGTGGTAAGCCAAAGACTTTTTATTTTAATATTAGGTGTTTTTTTCAATAAAAATAAATTGTAGCTGTTTAATAAATTAGCTTATAACCATAGCCTCTCACATTAATTATTTGGATTGTAGGGTCTAGTTTTAGTTTTTTTCGAAGTTTTGTTATAAAAACATCCATACTTCTTGCGTTAAAAAAATCATCATCACCCCATAATTTCTTTAGAATAATTGAACGATCTAAAATTTGATTCTTATTTTTTGCTAAATTGTGAAGTAAGTGCGCTTCTCTATGTGTTAGGTTTTCTATATGAGAATCAAACTGTAGGGTTTGTTTTTTTAAATCGAAAATAAATTTTCCAAGTTGTATAGGTTCTGTAGTATCGTTGCTTTTGTTTCGTTTTAAAAGAGCATTAATTCTAACAATAAGTTCTTCCATACTAAAAGGTTTTTTTAAATAATCGTTACCTCCTAAATTAAAACCTTTAACAACATCTTCGGTTAAAGATTTTGCTGTTAAAAAAATAATAGGAATATCTTGATCTTCTTTTCGTATGTCTTCTGCTAGAGTAAAACCATCTTTTTTGGGCATCATAATGTCCAAAACCAACAGTAAAGGTTTTTCAGATTTATAGGTAGTATATGCTTCTTCTCCATCTGCACAAAGCAATACTTCAAAATTACGAGTTTCTAAACTTTCTTTAATAATTTGTCCTAAAGAAGGTTCATCTTCTGCTAATAGTATTTTTATTGTTTTAGGCATTTAAAAGTTCAATTTTAAATAAGGTATTGTTTTTTTTGTCGTAAATAATATCAATAGTTCCGCCGTGTTTTTCAATAATATTTTTTGTGTAATACAAGCCAATTCCAAATCCTTTTACATTGTGCGTATTTCCTGTTGGAATTCTATAAAATTGTTCAAAAACTTTATCTTTTTGTGTTTTATGAATTCCGTTACCATTGTCTTTTATGACAATAATAATCTTAGATGCTTTAGAGGACAAAGTTACTGAAATTTTATCTCCTCCATATTTAATAGCATTGTCTATAATATTTCCAATAGCATTTTCAAAATGAAAAGAGTCTAAGTTTAAGGTTGTGTTTTCACAATTATTATGAAAACTTATTAGTTTATCGGTATTTATTAACTGGAATTTTTCAACTACATCTTCAATTAATTCGGCAA
This window encodes:
- a CDS encoding response regulator transcription factor, with amino-acid sequence MPKTIKILLAEDEPSLGQIIKESLETRNFEVLLCADGEEAYTTYKSEKPLLLVLDIMMPKKDGFTLAEDIRKEDQDIPIIFLTAKSLTEDVVKGFNLGGNDYLKKPFSMEELIVRINALLKRNKSNDTTEPIQLGKFIFDLKKQTLQFDSHIENLTHREAHLLHNLAKNKNQILDRSIILKKLWGDDDFFNARSMDVFITKLRKKLKLDPTIQIINVRGYGYKLIY
- a CDS encoding deoxynucleoside kinase — encoded protein: MHVAIAGNIGAGKTTLTKLLAKHYNWEPHFESVEENPYLDDFYGEMERWSFNLQVYFLNSRFRQILEIRESGKNIIQDRTIYEDARIFAPNLHAMGLMPNRDYQNYDSLFELMERLVTPPDLLIYLRASIQTLVGQIHKRGRDYENSISIDYLSRLNERYEAWITKYTKGKLLIIDVDNLDFVSNPEDLGSIIDKIDAQINGLF